One genomic window of Sphingopyxis sp. OPL5 includes the following:
- a CDS encoding DUF2306 domain-containing protein, which translates to MATIDASFASTRPARGADWLGRAATFCYLTIAAGQMLFVAFILLFYYPATLSGDFAAWNSKPLIMGFVAGDTAGNLFFAVHVLMAALITFGGLVQLVPAIRSRWPVLHRWNGRLYLVSALTLALGGLWMTWGRGTWLTLTGGIGITLDALLILGFAAMAWRSARARRFVDHRRWAIRLFVVASAVWFMRVGYMVWGIATGGAGIGKAMDGPFDIFLAFANSLLPLAVAELYLRAGAHGTTTARNGVAALLTVSGVIILAGSAGAWMAMWRPYI; encoded by the coding sequence ATGGCGACCATCGACGCATCCTTCGCATCCACCAGGCCGGCGCGCGGCGCCGACTGGCTCGGCCGCGCCGCGACCTTCTGCTACCTGACGATCGCGGCGGGACAGATGCTGTTCGTTGCCTTCATCCTGCTCTTCTATTATCCGGCGACGCTGTCCGGCGATTTCGCGGCCTGGAACAGCAAGCCGCTGATCATGGGGTTCGTCGCGGGCGACACCGCGGGCAACCTCTTCTTCGCGGTCCATGTGCTGATGGCGGCGCTGATCACCTTCGGCGGGCTGGTCCAGCTGGTGCCCGCGATCCGCAGCCGCTGGCCGGTCCTTCATCGCTGGAACGGGCGCCTCTATCTGGTGAGCGCGCTGACGCTCGCGCTCGGCGGGCTGTGGATGACATGGGGGCGCGGCACCTGGCTGACGCTGACCGGCGGCATCGGCATCACGCTCGACGCGCTGCTCATCCTCGGCTTTGCCGCGATGGCATGGCGCAGCGCCCGCGCCCGCCGCTTCGTCGACCATCGGCGCTGGGCGATCCGGCTGTTCGTCGTCGCGAGCGCGGTGTGGTTCATGCGCGTCGGCTATATGGTGTGGGGCATCGCGACCGGCGGCGCGGGGATCGGCAAGGCGATGGACGGCCCGTTCGACATCTTCCTCGCCTTCGCCAATTCACTGCTGCCGCTCGCCGTCGCCGAACTCTATCTGCGTGCCGGGGCGCATGGGACTACGACCGCGAGAAACGGCGTTGCCGCGCTGCTGACCGTCAGCGGCGTCATTATCCTTGCCGGCAGCGCCGGCGCGTGGATGGCGATGTGGCGGCCATATATCTAG
- a CDS encoding DUF1203 domain-containing protein: protein MTYQITGLSPDPFAPYFAMDDAELAVHGARRVTAGADRGFPCRISLQDARAGEELILLHHVSHDVATPYRSAYAIYVRPGVEAATYVDATPPAFEGRPLALRAFDAGGMLQDARLAGPGEADAAIRDLLAGDAIAYIDAHNAAHGCFAARIERK from the coding sequence ATGACCTATCAGATCACCGGGCTCAGCCCCGATCCCTTCGCGCCCTATTTCGCGATGGACGATGCCGAACTGGCGGTGCACGGCGCCCGCCGCGTCACCGCGGGCGCCGACCGCGGCTTCCCGTGCCGCATCAGCCTGCAGGATGCGCGCGCCGGCGAGGAGCTGATCCTGCTCCACCATGTCAGCCATGACGTCGCGACGCCGTACCGCAGCGCTTATGCCATCTATGTGCGGCCGGGCGTCGAAGCGGCGACCTATGTCGATGCCACGCCGCCGGCATTCGAAGGCCGCCCGCTCGCGCTCCGCGCCTTTGACGCGGGCGGCATGCTGCAGGACGCGCGGCTCGCGGGACCGGGCGAGGCCGACGCGGCGATCCGCGACCTGTTGGCGGGCGATGCCATCGCCTATATCGACGCGCATAATGCCGCGCACGGCTGCTTCGCCGCGCGGATCGAGAGGAAGTGA
- the ada gene encoding bifunctional DNA-binding transcriptional regulator/O6-methylguanine-DNA methyltransferase Ada — protein MAFSTMTDDERWDAVQARDKAYDGRFITGVLTTGIYCRPSCAARHPLRQNVCFFADGAAARATGLRPCKRCLPDDVARDEGAVIKAIAAIKGSEEPLALADLAARTGYSPTHFQRVFTRHTGLSPAAYARALREERARQALSEGARVTDAIYDAGFSGPSRFYDNMEGRMGMTASAWVNGGKGSTIHWAVVPTSLGEMLVAATTKGVCRLSFAEGREALEKRFPAAELIEGGSDFAALLKEVVDAVEAPVNGFDHIPIDVKGTAFQEAVWRELRKIPAGETRSYANIAAAVGKPKAVRAAGSANGANNVAVLIPCHRVLRSDGTLGGYAYGLPIKEELLKRESF, from the coding sequence ATGGCCTTCTCCACCATGACCGATGACGAGCGCTGGGACGCGGTGCAGGCGCGCGACAAGGCCTATGACGGCCGCTTCATCACCGGGGTGCTCACCACCGGCATCTATTGCCGCCCGAGCTGCGCCGCGCGCCATCCCCTGCGCCAGAACGTGTGCTTCTTCGCCGATGGCGCCGCGGCGAGGGCGACCGGCCTGCGCCCGTGCAAGCGCTGCCTGCCCGACGACGTCGCGCGTGACGAGGGTGCGGTGATCAAGGCGATCGCCGCGATCAAGGGCAGCGAGGAGCCGCTCGCACTCGCCGATCTCGCCGCGCGCACCGGCTATTCGCCGACTCATTTCCAGCGCGTCTTCACCCGCCACACCGGCCTGTCGCCCGCCGCTTACGCGCGCGCGCTGCGCGAGGAACGCGCGCGGCAGGCGCTCAGCGAGGGCGCCCGGGTGACCGACGCGATCTACGATGCGGGCTTTTCGGGGCCGTCGCGTTTCTATGACAATATGGAGGGACGCATGGGCATGACGGCGTCGGCTTGGGTCAACGGCGGCAAGGGCTCGACGATCCACTGGGCGGTGGTGCCGACCAGCCTCGGCGAGATGCTCGTCGCGGCGACGACAAAAGGCGTGTGCCGGCTGAGTTTCGCCGAGGGGCGCGAGGCGCTCGAGAAACGCTTCCCCGCCGCCGAGCTGATCGAAGGCGGCAGCGATTTCGCCGCGCTCCTGAAAGAGGTCGTCGACGCGGTCGAGGCGCCGGTGAACGGCTTCGATCATATCCCGATCGACGTGAAGGGCACCGCGTTCCAGGAAGCGGTGTGGCGCGAGCTCAGGAAGATTCCGGCGGGCGAGACGCGCAGCTATGCCAACATCGCCGCGGCGGTCGGCAAGCCGAAGGCGGTGCGCGCGGCGGGCAGCGCCAATGGTGCGAACAATGTCGCGGTGCTCATTCCATGCCACCGTGTGCTACGCAGCGACGGAACGCTCGGCGGCTATGCCTATGGCCTGCCGATCAAGGAAGAATTGCTCAAGCGGGAGAGTTTCTGA
- a CDS encoding isocitrate lyase/phosphoenolpyruvate mutase family protein — protein MSDKIAAFKALHIPGDPLILVNIWDAGSAKAVAAAGARAIATGSYGVAGAQGRADGEDFPLEDVFENLARILSVTDLPVTIDMESGYGADPAAVGVSVARAREAGAAGINMEDRLPGETALLPIAEAAARYRAAADTGIFVNARCDTFRGADVAQDGDTLVAATLERARAYADAGAGSLFVPFLLDPKCIGAICDASPLPVNILRGKGGPTHKELAALGVARISHGHQPWAAAMAWLTAQASQVLGGAEPDY, from the coding sequence ATGTCTGACAAGATTGCGGCTTTCAAGGCGCTCCATATCCCCGGCGATCCGCTGATCCTCGTCAACATCTGGGACGCGGGGAGCGCGAAGGCGGTCGCCGCGGCGGGCGCCAGGGCGATCGCCACCGGCAGTTACGGCGTCGCGGGGGCGCAGGGCCGCGCCGATGGCGAGGATTTCCCGCTCGAAGATGTGTTCGAAAATCTGGCGCGCATCCTGTCGGTTACCGACCTGCCGGTCACGATCGACATGGAATCGGGTTATGGCGCCGACCCCGCGGCAGTCGGCGTCTCGGTCGCTCGCGCGCGCGAAGCCGGCGCGGCGGGGATCAACATGGAGGACCGGTTGCCCGGCGAGACCGCCCTGCTGCCGATAGCGGAGGCCGCCGCGCGCTACCGCGCCGCCGCCGACACCGGCATTTTCGTCAACGCGCGCTGCGACACCTTCCGCGGCGCCGATGTCGCGCAGGATGGCGACACACTCGTCGCCGCGACGCTCGAACGCGCGCGCGCTTATGCCGACGCCGGCGCGGGATCGCTGTTCGTGCCCTTCCTGCTCGATCCGAAATGCATCGGCGCGATCTGCGACGCCTCCCCGCTGCCGGTGAACATCCTGCGCGGCAAGGGCGGCCCGACGCACAAGGAGCTTGCCGCGCTCGGCGTCGCGCGAATCAGCCACGGCCACCAGCCATGGGCGGCGGCGATGGCGTGGCTCACGGCGCAGGCGAGCCAAGTGCTGGGCGGCGCCGAACCCGATTATTGA
- a CDS encoding tetratricopeptide repeat protein produces the protein MRALLAALLLLAFAPPAHAEWQRIETAEFALQADMEPEALRALGVQLLDHDRLLRQILGVTGPGRGRRIEMIIYGDHAQLVAESGMPALAAGFFNANPMENFALLPARDTAEYSPYDATRTLRHEYTHYFMVRHLGRQYPGWFIEGLASFFETAHRGSDGIMRYGAPHEEASIILLKLGGLPFSRMGVMPDFRQGDEQIGRFYAQGWLITSHYFMGGPQAPGIKAYLETARRNGKPDPSLFAGGPAQLDRDVAAWFADGLPPEKQVTVAPADASTIQLRPLSPGEVGLIGLRLEMYRRGSQISQHRDATEATAALSRQALDLAKGNPDDRVVGRYVAKLFLLMDSDEVGSDDIAALLDPAGTTAEDRILQARLMTRRADEGPPAKFQQTVAASRATLQGVLKAEPDNVDALVAMFENVREAEGASSQAAQYLARALAIEPANSAWRMALLELYLRDNRKADVVALLQPIANMPHGGADTAMASDMIKRFAGVGPAQ, from the coding sequence ATGAGGGCCCTGCTCGCGGCGCTTTTGCTGCTGGCCTTCGCGCCGCCCGCACACGCCGAATGGCAGCGCATCGAAACCGCCGAATTCGCGCTGCAGGCCGACATGGAACCCGAAGCGCTGCGCGCGCTCGGCGTCCAGCTGCTCGACCATGACCGGCTGCTGCGCCAGATACTCGGGGTGACCGGGCCGGGGCGCGGGCGCCGGATCGAAATGATCATCTATGGCGACCATGCGCAGCTCGTCGCGGAGTCGGGTATGCCCGCGCTGGCGGCCGGCTTTTTCAATGCCAATCCGATGGAGAATTTCGCGCTGCTGCCGGCGCGCGATACCGCCGAATATTCGCCCTATGACGCGACACGAACACTGCGGCACGAATATACCCACTATTTCATGGTCCGGCATCTGGGCCGGCAATATCCGGGCTGGTTCATCGAGGGGCTGGCGAGCTTCTTCGAGACCGCCCATCGCGGGTCCGATGGCATCATGCGCTATGGCGCGCCGCATGAGGAAGCGTCGATCATTCTCCTCAAGCTCGGCGGACTGCCCTTTTCAAGGATGGGCGTCATGCCCGACTTTCGTCAGGGCGACGAGCAGATCGGGCGCTTTTATGCGCAAGGCTGGCTGATCACGAGCCACTATTTCATGGGCGGTCCGCAGGCGCCGGGAATCAAGGCCTATCTGGAAACGGCACGACGGAATGGAAAGCCCGACCCGAGCCTGTTCGCGGGCGGGCCGGCGCAGCTCGATCGCGATGTAGCGGCGTGGTTCGCCGACGGACTTCCGCCGGAAAAGCAGGTGACCGTCGCGCCCGCCGACGCATCGACGATTCAGCTCCGCCCGCTCAGCCCCGGCGAGGTCGGATTGATCGGCCTGCGGCTCGAGATGTATCGGCGCGGATCGCAGATCAGCCAGCATCGCGACGCGACCGAAGCGACGGCCGCGCTGAGCCGCCAGGCCCTCGATCTCGCCAAAGGCAATCCCGACGATCGCGTGGTCGGCCGATATGTCGCGAAACTCTTCCTGCTGATGGACAGCGACGAAGTCGGCAGCGACGACATCGCGGCGCTGCTTGACCCCGCCGGCACGACGGCCGAAGACCGGATCCTGCAGGCGCGACTGATGACGCGCCGCGCCGACGAAGGGCCGCCGGCCAAGTTTCAGCAGACGGTCGCCGCGTCGCGCGCGACACTGCAGGGCGTGTTGAAGGCTGAACCCGACAATGTCGATGCGCTCGTCGCGATGTTCGAGAATGTCCGCGAGGCGGAGGGCGCATCATCGCAAGCCGCACAATATCTGGCCAGGGCGCTGGCGATCGAGCCGGCCAACAGCGCGTGGCGCATGGCCCTCCTCGAACTTTATCTTCGCGACAACCGCAAAGCCGATGTCGTGGCCCTGCTGCAACCGATCGCGAACATGCCGCACGGAGGCGCCGATACCGCCATGGCGTCCGATATGATCAAGCGTTTTGCGGGTGTCGGCCCCGCTCAATAA
- a CDS encoding primosomal protein N' → MTRARTLLLTAALGPLDYRVPYGMEAALGSVVVAPLGPRRLGGVIWEDQSFGAPDPVGDNRLRNLFEVVPVPPVQAPLRKLVEWTSDYYLAPPGSVLRMVLPGVAFADARRPIIEYRATGELPKRMTPQRTVALDMIGRSQGTVRELAALAEVSEAVVRGLVNSGALEAVAVSADAPYPAPDSAFAPPDLSDEQTAAAARLIAAVAAEKFETLLLDGVTGSGKTEVYMEAIAAAIDAGKQALVLLPEIALTEPMLTRFAARFGCEPVGWHSGLRSAERRRAWHAIANGDARIVIGARSALFLPYAKLGVIVVDEAHETSFKQEDGVHYHARDVAVMRGHFEGLPVVLASATPALESLAMVEAGRYRHIQLPARFGGATLPDLAAIDMRQDPPDRGTWLAPPLVDALADRLAKGEQSLLFLNRRGFAPLTLCRTCGHRIQCPNCTAWMVEHRLVHRLACHHCGHVMPPPRLCPECEDEDSLVACGPGVERVADEVRLRFPEARVAIVTSDTLWSPAKAAEFVDNVEGGLVDIIIGTQLVTKGYHFPNLTLVGVVDADLGLDGGDLRASERTFQQIAQVAGRAGRGVKPGEVLIQTRVPDAPVMAALVANDRDGFYAAEAAARKHAGAPPYGRFAALVISSEDIEVARGVAQRLGQKAPVAEGLAVYGPAPAPLAMLRGRHRFRLLLHAPRSFDLQGTIREWVGQIDWPSKARLAIDIDPYSFV, encoded by the coding sequence ATGACCCGTGCCCGCACCCTGCTCCTCACCGCCGCGCTCGGCCCGCTCGATTACCGGGTGCCTTATGGCATGGAGGCCGCGCTCGGCAGCGTCGTCGTCGCGCCGCTCGGGCCTCGCCGACTCGGCGGGGTGATCTGGGAGGACCAAAGCTTCGGTGCCCCCGATCCGGTCGGCGACAACCGGCTGCGCAATTTATTCGAGGTGGTGCCGGTACCGCCGGTGCAGGCACCCTTGCGCAAGCTGGTCGAATGGACGAGCGACTATTATCTCGCGCCGCCGGGGTCGGTGCTGCGCATGGTGCTGCCCGGGGTCGCCTTCGCCGATGCGCGGCGCCCGATCATCGAATATCGCGCGACGGGTGAGCTGCCCAAGCGGATGACCCCGCAGCGGACGGTCGCGCTCGACATGATCGGCCGCTCGCAGGGCACGGTGCGCGAACTCGCGGCGCTCGCCGAGGTCAGCGAGGCGGTGGTGCGCGGGCTGGTGAACAGCGGCGCGCTCGAGGCGGTCGCGGTTTCGGCCGACGCGCCTTATCCCGCTCCCGATTCGGCCTTCGCGCCGCCCGACCTGTCGGACGAACAGACAGCGGCGGCGGCGCGGCTGATCGCGGCGGTGGCAGCCGAAAAATTCGAGACGCTGCTGCTCGACGGGGTCACCGGGTCGGGCAAGACCGAAGTCTATATGGAGGCGATCGCCGCCGCGATCGACGCGGGCAAGCAGGCGCTGGTGCTACTCCCCGAAATCGCGCTGACCGAGCCGATGTTGACCCGCTTTGCGGCGCGCTTCGGCTGCGAGCCGGTTGGGTGGCATTCAGGCCTCCGCTCGGCCGAGCGCCGCCGCGCCTGGCATGCCATCGCGAACGGTGACGCGCGCATCGTCATCGGCGCGCGCTCGGCACTGTTCCTGCCCTACGCCAAGCTCGGCGTGATCGTCGTCGACGAAGCGCATGAAACAAGCTTCAAGCAGGAGGATGGCGTCCATTATCACGCGCGCGACGTCGCGGTGATGCGCGGGCATTTCGAAGGGCTGCCGGTGGTCCTCGCGAGTGCGACCCCGGCGCTCGAAAGCCTCGCGATGGTCGAGGCGGGGCGCTATCGCCATATCCAGCTGCCCGCGCGCTTCGGCGGCGCGACGCTGCCCGATCTCGCCGCGATCGACATGCGGCAGGACCCGCCCGATCGCGGCACCTGGCTCGCGCCGCCGCTCGTCGACGCGCTTGCGGACCGGCTTGCCAAGGGCGAGCAGAGCCTGCTGTTCCTCAATCGCCGCGGCTTCGCGCCGCTGACCTTGTGCCGCACCTGCGGCCACCGCATCCAGTGCCCGAACTGCACCGCGTGGATGGTCGAGCACCGGCTCGTCCACCGCCTTGCCTGCCATCATTGCGGCCATGTCATGCCGCCGCCGCGACTGTGCCCCGAATGCGAGGATGAGGACAGCCTCGTCGCCTGCGGACCCGGGGTCGAACGCGTCGCTGACGAGGTGCGCCTGCGTTTCCCTGAGGCACGCGTCGCGATCGTCACCAGCGATACGCTCTGGTCGCCCGCCAAAGCCGCAGAATTCGTCGACAATGTCGAGGGCGGGCTGGTCGACATCATCATCGGCACCCAGCTCGTCACCAAGGGCTATCATTTCCCGAACCTCACCCTCGTCGGGGTGGTCGACGCCGACCTCGGGCTCGACGGCGGCGACCTGCGCGCGTCGGAGCGCACCTTCCAGCAGATCGCGCAGGTCGCGGGGCGCGCCGGGCGCGGGGTGAAGCCCGGCGAGGTACTGATCCAGACGCGTGTGCCCGACGCGCCGGTGATGGCGGCGCTGGTCGCGAACGACCGCGACGGTTTCTATGCCGCCGAGGCCGCGGCGCGAAAGCACGCCGGCGCCCCGCCCTATGGCCGCTTCGCCGCGCTGGTGATTTCGTCGGAGGATATCGAAGTCGCGCGCGGCGTCGCGCAGCGGCTGGGGCAGAAAGCCCCGGTCGCCGAGGGTCTTGCCGTCTATGGCCCCGCCCCCGCCCCGCTCGCGATGCTGCGCGGCCGCCACCGTTTCCGCCTGTTGCTCCACGCGCCGCGCAGCTTCGACCTGCAAGGCACGATCCGCGAGTGGGTCGGCCAGATCGACTGGCCGTCGAAGGCGCGGCTGGCGATCGACATCGACCCCTATAGTTTCGTTTGA
- a CDS encoding PepSY-associated TM helix domain-containing protein codes for MTLLDTLHRWTGGLLGLVLALLGLSGTILLYEHLWIGLPGTGDALRGDLPTVAATTERLMAMPGAQGIIYADERFGLHQLRFGKEAGAYASQSGEVVTRWASQWERPELWIFDFHHHLFAGDSGEWVIGIAGLAGLFFVISGVVLWWRTRKTFRLRLWPKRMSRPAIVMQHRDLGVVMAPLLLISVVTGTMMIFRPFAMVMIAPFGSPVEAARAIEPPKYSGGPLAAKPDYAMMLTEARRRFPDAEFRILSLPRKPGDAIMLRMRQQAEWLPNGRSTLWFDAATGEVLGARDALAMPGGAQAFNMAFPIHASKVGGWSWRILMTLSGLAMTMLGSFAVWSFWFRRPKPAKRPAKKAALVTG; via the coding sequence ATGACGCTGCTCGACACCCTCCATCGCTGGACCGGGGGCCTGCTCGGCCTCGTCCTCGCGCTGCTCGGGCTGTCGGGCACGATCCTGCTCTATGAGCATCTGTGGATCGGGCTGCCGGGCACCGGCGACGCACTACGCGGCGACCTGCCCACGGTCGCCGCGACGACCGAGCGACTGATGGCGATGCCCGGCGCACAGGGCATCATCTATGCCGACGAGCGTTTCGGGCTCCACCAGCTCCGCTTCGGCAAGGAGGCGGGCGCCTATGCCAGCCAGTCGGGCGAGGTCGTCACACGCTGGGCGAGCCAGTGGGAGCGGCCCGAGCTGTGGATCTTTGATTTCCATCATCATCTGTTCGCGGGCGACAGCGGCGAATGGGTGATCGGCATCGCCGGGCTGGCCGGCCTGTTCTTCGTGATTTCAGGCGTCGTCCTGTGGTGGCGGACGCGAAAGACCTTCAGGCTGCGGCTGTGGCCGAAGCGGATGAGCCGCCCCGCGATCGTGATGCAGCATCGCGACCTGGGCGTGGTCATGGCACCGCTGTTGCTGATCTCGGTCGTCACCGGCACGATGATGATCTTCCGTCCCTTTGCGATGGTGATGATCGCCCCCTTCGGATCGCCGGTCGAGGCCGCCAGGGCGATCGAGCCGCCGAAATACAGCGGCGGCCCGCTCGCCGCGAAACCCGATTATGCCATGATGCTGACCGAAGCGCGACGGCGCTTTCCCGATGCCGAGTTCCGCATCCTGTCGCTGCCGCGCAAGCCCGGCGACGCGATCATGCTGCGGATGCGCCAGCAGGCCGAATGGTTGCCCAACGGCCGTTCGACATTGTGGTTCGACGCCGCGACGGGCGAAGTGCTCGGCGCGCGCGATGCGCTGGCGATGCCCGGCGGCGCGCAGGCGTTCAACATGGCCTTCCCGATCCATGCATCGAAGGTCGGCGGCTGGAGCTGGCGGATATTGATGACGCTCTCCGGCCTCGCGATGACTATGCTCGGCAGCTTCGCGGTGTGGAGCTTCTGGTTCAGGCGTCCGAAGCCCGCGAAGCGCCCAGCGAAGAAGGCGGCGCTGGTGACCGGCTAA
- a CDS encoding TonB-dependent receptor: protein MNRKFAAAMLACTMLSFPAVAQDDTATDKGTGEDTIVVTAARTILPPNALPLTIDIIGKDTLDQQIAISGSITDAVSSLTPSFSPTRQKLSGAGETLRGRSPLYAINGIPQSTPMRDGSRDGFTIDGFFIDRVELIYGSNALQGVGGTGGIVNQVTVGAPRTEGLGGRFLLQGTADDGFSKDGLGGKVAGLVQYKAGRFDATVGAAFERRGAFYDGDGRRIGINLTQGETQDSQTLSLFARLGYELSSTARLDLTASRFELKGDGDYVALAGNRLTGVPTSAVRGTPPGEAAQNRTESVALSLTDTDVGGGNFVSQIFFNRSRDTFGGEVNTQATFQDPALAPVGTLFDQSQNRSRKLGAKLSYERAVPGFEDLTVTVGFDALVDKTEQALIATGRVWVPPSDFRSLAPFGQANLKLFDGLVRLAGGVRWENVKIKIDDYHTLASTTFVACSATVTTNCGAATYGGVDVAGGKPKFQDLLINGGVIVEPWAGIRAYASYAEGFTVPDIGRITRAVNRTGVDLDSFLDISPIVSNNREIGVELKRGPLDASATYFWSSSDKGQLLIARPDRIFDVQRQRVEIEGLELNLRVAMPIDGLKLGVGYAHLQGRYDSDSANPDGIVDTDLDGTNISPDRLNLNASYNKGPLSALVQTQFFLSKSFHGKVNPDQRNNFGGYNLTDASIRYQTGFGGLSLSVQNLFDKFYIDYSSDTRLPTDNLAFFAGRGRTFTLGWDYRF from the coding sequence ATGAATCGCAAATTTGCCGCCGCCATGCTGGCTTGCACCATGCTGTCCTTCCCCGCCGTCGCGCAGGACGACACCGCGACCGACAAGGGGACAGGTGAAGACACGATCGTCGTCACAGCGGCGCGCACCATCTTGCCGCCGAACGCCCTGCCGCTGACCATCGACATCATCGGCAAGGACACGCTCGACCAGCAGATCGCGATATCGGGATCGATCACCGACGCGGTATCGAGCCTGACCCCCAGTTTCTCACCGACGCGCCAGAAGCTCTCGGGCGCGGGCGAGACGCTGCGCGGCCGCTCGCCGCTCTATGCGATCAACGGCATCCCGCAGTCGACCCCGATGCGCGACGGCAGTCGCGATGGCTTCACCATCGACGGCTTCTTCATCGACCGCGTCGAGCTGATCTATGGGTCGAACGCGCTGCAAGGGGTCGGCGGCACCGGCGGCATCGTCAACCAGGTCACCGTCGGCGCGCCGAGAACCGAGGGTCTCGGTGGTCGCTTCCTGCTGCAGGGCACAGCCGACGATGGCTTCAGCAAGGACGGGCTGGGCGGCAAGGTCGCGGGCCTCGTCCAGTATAAGGCCGGCCGCTTCGATGCGACCGTCGGCGCCGCATTCGAAAGGCGCGGCGCGTTTTACGACGGCGACGGCCGCCGTATCGGTATCAACCTGACGCAAGGCGAGACGCAGGATTCGCAAACGCTCTCGCTGTTCGCGCGCCTCGGCTACGAACTTTCGTCCACGGCGCGTCTCGACCTGACCGCCAGCCGTTTCGAGCTCAAGGGCGACGGCGACTATGTCGCGCTCGCCGGCAACCGCCTGACCGGCGTGCCGACCAGCGCGGTGCGCGGCACCCCGCCGGGCGAAGCGGCGCAGAACCGTACCGAAAGCGTCGCGCTGTCGCTAACCGACACCGACGTGGGCGGCGGCAATTTCGTCAGCCAGATCTTCTTCAACCGCAGCCGCGACACCTTTGGCGGCGAGGTGAATACACAGGCGACCTTTCAGGATCCCGCGCTCGCTCCCGTCGGCACGCTGTTCGACCAGTCGCAGAACCGCAGCCGCAAGCTGGGTGCCAAGCTCAGCTATGAACGTGCGGTCCCCGGCTTCGAGGACCTGACCGTCACGGTCGGTTTCGACGCGCTCGTCGACAAGACCGAGCAGGCGCTGATCGCGACCGGGCGCGTCTGGGTACCGCCGAGCGATTTCCGCAGCCTCGCGCCCTTCGGCCAGGCGAACCTCAAATTGTTCGACGGTCTCGTCCGCCTCGCGGGCGGGGTGCGCTGGGAAAATGTGAAGATCAAAATCGATGATTATCACACGCTCGCCTCGACCACCTTCGTCGCCTGCTCGGCGACCGTCACCACCAACTGCGGCGCCGCAACCTATGGCGGCGTCGACGTCGCGGGCGGCAAGCCCAAGTTCCAGGACCTGCTGATCAACGGGGGCGTGATCGTCGAGCCATGGGCGGGCATCCGCGCCTATGCGAGCTACGCCGAAGGCTTCACCGTGCCCGACATCGGTCGCATCACCCGCGCGGTGAACCGCACCGGGGTCGACCTCGACAGCTTCCTCGACATCTCGCCGATCGTATCGAACAACCGCGAGATCGGCGTCGAGTTGAAGCGCGGCCCGCTCGATGCCAGCGCGACCTATTTCTGGTCGTCGAGCGACAAGGGCCAGCTGCTCATCGCGCGGCCCGACCGCATCTTCGACGTCCAGCGCCAACGCGTCGAAATCGAGGGGCTCGAACTCAACCTGCGCGTCGCGATGCCGATCGACGGGCTGAAGCTTGGCGTCGGCTATGCGCATCTGCAGGGCCGGTATGACAGCGACAGCGCGAACCCCGATGGGATCGTCGACACCGACCTCGATGGCACCAACATCTCGCCCGACCGCCTGAACCTCAACGCGAGCTACAACAAGGGGCCTCTCTCGGCGCTGGTGCAGACGCAATTCTTCCTGTCGAAGAGCTTCCACGGCAAGGTGAACCCCGACCAGCGCAACAATTTCGGCGGCTACAACCTCACCGATGCCAGCATCCGGTACCAGACCGGCTTTGGCGGACTCAGCCTGAGCGTCCAGAACCTGTTCGACAAATTCTACATCGACTATTCGAGCGACACGCGGCTGCCGACCGACAATCTTGCCTTCTTTGCGGGACGCGGGCGAACCTTCACGCTTGGCTGGGACTATCGCTTCTAA